The following proteins come from a genomic window of Bacillota bacterium:
- a CDS encoding ComF family protein produces MNTTAFTWARRFLGLFVPPDEHCLHCGRTLSTPREDRFGLCGACLDLVAWIRRPVCDRCGKPLRSEQGDRCHDCRARTVPFACSLAPAVYDGMWRDLIQQLKFYGRRELARPLGAAMAQVAERARLGGRAHALVPVPLHPKRLERRGYNQALALAMEVSEETGIPVLEALIRAKAAQHGGAQSLRTARERRRSLRGAFTVWQPDAVRGLTLVVVDDVYTTGATMDEAARALLRAGAGKVLGLVAAVGLTDADLAGGGGPHSNGGEEC; encoded by the coding sequence GTGAACACCACGGCTTTCACGTGGGCCCGGCGCTTCTTGGGGCTTTTCGTGCCTCCGGACGAGCACTGCCTTCACTGTGGCCGCACCCTGTCGACCCCCCGGGAGGATCGCTTCGGCCTGTGCGGCGCCTGCCTCGACCTGGTGGCCTGGATCCGCCGGCCGGTCTGCGACCGGTGCGGCAAGCCGCTGCGTTCGGAGCAGGGCGATCGGTGCCACGACTGCCGGGCGCGCACCGTGCCGTTCGCTTGCAGCTTGGCCCCGGCGGTGTACGATGGCATGTGGAGGGATCTGATCCAGCAGCTCAAGTTCTACGGGCGCCGGGAGCTCGCAAGGCCCCTTGGCGCCGCAATGGCGCAGGTGGCTGAACGCGCCAGGCTGGGCGGCCGGGCCCACGCGCTGGTGCCGGTGCCGCTGCACCCCAAAAGGCTGGAGCGCCGGGGCTACAATCAGGCCCTCGCCCTGGCGATGGAGGTCAGTGAAGAGACGGGCATTCCGGTGCTGGAGGCGTTGATCCGGGCCAAAGCGGCGCAACACGGCGGCGCCCAAAGCCTGCGGACGGCGAGGGAGAGGCGGCGGAGCCTGCGCGGGGCGTTCACCGTGTGGCAGCCGGACGCCGTGAGGGGGCTGACGCTGGTCGTGGTGGACGACGTCTACACCACCGGGGCTACCATGGACGAGGCGGCCCGGGCGCTTCTGCGGGCAGGCGCCGGGAAGGTCTTGGGCCTGGTTGCCGCGGTGGGGCTGACCGATGCCGACCTGGCAGGTGGGGGCGGCCCGCACTCAAACGGCGGGGAGGAGTGCTAG
- a CDS encoding cysteine synthase family protein, which yields MRIDRRTRRPFAGHPLLDRIGNTPLIRLQRVWPAGAPVEVYVKAEGFNPGGSVKDRAALYMVGDAVQRGLLRGRRILDATSGNTGIAYAMIGAALGIGVTVCLPANASAERRRMLEAFGAEVIVTDPLEGTEGSRQRARELAERLPDRFWWADQYSNPANPRAHYETTGPEIWDQTAGRVTQFVAGVGTSGTLMGAGRYLKEQNPELRVIGVEPLEALHGLEGLKNMQVAEVPGIFDPSWLDGRLHVATEEAYAMVRRLAREEGILAGGSGGANVVAAIRVASGLSEGVVVTVLPDTGTRYLSTAIWQNP from the coding sequence ATGCGCATTGATAGACGGACGAGGCGGCCTTTTGCCGGTCATCCCCTCCTCGACCGCATCGGAAACACGCCCCTGATCAGGCTGCAGCGCGTCTGGCCGGCGGGTGCGCCGGTGGAGGTTTACGTCAAAGCGGAGGGCTTCAACCCGGGCGGCTCGGTCAAGGACAGGGCGGCGCTGTACATGGTGGGGGACGCGGTGCAGCGGGGGCTGCTCCGGGGGCGGCGCATCCTTGATGCCACCTCGGGCAACACGGGCATCGCTTACGCCATGATCGGCGCGGCCCTGGGGATCGGCGTGACGGTGTGCCTGCCGGCCAACGCCAGCGCCGAACGTCGCCGCATGCTGGAGGCGTTTGGCGCAGAGGTGATCGTGACCGACCCGCTGGAGGGGACCGAGGGCTCTCGCCAGCGCGCCAGGGAGCTTGCGGAGAGGTTGCCCGATCGCTTCTGGTGGGCCGACCAGTACAGCAACCCGGCGAACCCCCGTGCCCACTACGAGACGACCGGGCCGGAGATATGGGACCAGACGGCGGGGCGGGTCACGCAGTTCGTGGCCGGGGTGGGTACCAGCGGCACGCTCATGGGGGCAGGGCGCTACCTCAAGGAGCAGAACCCGGAGCTTCGGGTTATCGGAGTCGAACCGCTGGAGGCGCTGCACGGCCTCGAGGGGCTCAAGAACATGCAGGTGGCCGAAGTACCGGGCATCTTCGACCCCTCCTGGCTGGACGGCCGGCTGCACGTGGCAACCGAAGAGGCGTACGCGATGGTACGCCGTCTGGCGCGGGAAGAGGGGATTTTAGCCGGCGGTTCGGGTGGGGCCAACGTGGTGGCGGCGATCCGGGTCGCCTCGGGCCTGAGCGAGGGCGTCGTCGTCACCGTCCTGCCGGACACGGGCACGCGGTATCTGAGCACAGCCATCTGGCAAAACCCGTGA